The following are encoded together in the Deinococcus soli (ex Cha et al. 2016) genome:
- a CDS encoding cytochrome c-type biogenesis protein has product MTRALLLTGALLGATVTLAQTAPTASLTPAQEARALAIEKNLRCPLCDTGESIADSRSTISGKMRDSVREQVAAGKGDTDIYVYFSQRYGNFVLLDPPKSGRNLLLWGAPLAALAVGGGVLWAFLRRSRPAATLPDEPLNDAGGFDPYLAQVQRDTRRGGDS; this is encoded by the coding sequence ATGACGCGCGCGCTGCTGCTCACGGGCGCGCTGCTGGGCGCAACCGTCACGCTTGCCCAGACGGCGCCCACGGCGTCCCTGACCCCGGCGCAGGAGGCGCGGGCCCTTGCGATCGAGAAGAACCTGCGCTGCCCGCTGTGCGACACCGGGGAGTCCATCGCGGATTCGCGCAGCACCATCTCGGGCAAGATGCGCGACTCGGTGCGTGAACAGGTCGCGGCCGGAAAGGGCGACACGGACATCTACGTGTACTTCTCGCAGCGGTACGGGAATTTCGTGCTGCTCGACCCGCCCAAGTCGGGCCGGAACCTGCTGCTGTGGGGCGCGCCCCTGGCGGCGCTGGCAGTCGGCGGGGGGGTGCTGTGGGCGTTCCTGCGCCGCAGCCGCCCCGCGGCGACCCTGCCGGACGAGCCGCTGAACGACGCGGGCGGGTTCGACCCGTACCTCGCGCAGGTGCAGCGCGACACCCGCCGGGGCGGGGACTCATGA
- a CDS encoding heme lyase CcmF/NrfE family subunit, translating into MLNLISWTSSASGALGQLSLLGALLFSVAGLLLALLGGARRDPRVTEAARRATWAVFALVSVGTLVLLAALLRDDFTVRFVAEHSMRASPTWVKVTGLWGALEGSILLWAWLLAGYAFILSVTLRRDALRPWALAAMFASLVFFVGVCATVASPFTPVATLVADGRGPNPALQNHWMMAVHPVLLYLGFVGLSVPFAYAVAALVTGRLSDHWVVVTRRWTLVAWALLTAAIVAGGWWSYETLGWGGYWAWDPVENASFIPWLLTTAFLHSIQIQERRGLMRSWNVWLIVLAYASTVLGTFLNRSGIVQSVHAFAGGPVGPVFLGFLAFLLLAGTLLAAWRAPHLRDDNDPPAALSREGAFLAGNWLFVVFAVMVLVGTLFPTIVEAVQGRRDASVGPAFYNAFAIPLGLGLLLLMGVGPLLPWRRADGQGLWRALRPLLIAGVGAALLALALGVRHPGVLATVALSAYNLLGLGLLTARAARQAGGLGRTLRAQPRRYGAYLSHAGLIVLALGLAFSGTYRRDAQVTLNMNQRVHLLNEDLTLTGLENVTRPDGRSIVARVLIDGRPFSARLNTYTQGGDTPFPSPAVRYGLTGDTYLVMTGVDPEGQWASVRLIESPLVSWIWWGTLLVCVGAAFTLVTPRRAPQAAPARMAPATD; encoded by the coding sequence GTGCTGAACCTGATCTCATGGACGTCCAGTGCGTCCGGCGCGCTGGGGCAGCTGAGCCTGCTGGGCGCGCTGCTGTTCAGCGTCGCCGGGCTGCTGCTGGCGCTGCTGGGCGGCGCGCGGCGTGACCCGCGCGTCACGGAGGCCGCGCGCCGGGCCACCTGGGCGGTCTTCGCACTCGTCAGCGTAGGTACGCTGGTGCTGCTCGCGGCGCTGCTGCGGGACGATTTCACGGTGCGCTTCGTCGCGGAGCACTCCATGCGCGCCTCGCCGACCTGGGTGAAGGTCACGGGCCTGTGGGGCGCGCTGGAGGGCAGCATCCTGCTGTGGGCGTGGCTGCTGGCCGGGTACGCGTTCATCCTGAGCGTCACGCTGCGCCGCGACGCGCTGCGGCCCTGGGCGCTGGCGGCGATGTTCGCCAGTCTGGTGTTCTTCGTGGGCGTGTGCGCCACGGTCGCCTCGCCGTTCACGCCGGTGGCGACGCTGGTCGCCGATGGGCGCGGCCCGAACCCGGCGCTGCAGAACCACTGGATGATGGCGGTGCACCCGGTGCTGCTGTACCTGGGGTTCGTGGGCCTGAGCGTGCCGTTCGCGTACGCTGTCGCGGCGCTCGTGACCGGTCGCCTGTCGGACCACTGGGTGGTGGTCACGCGCCGCTGGACACTGGTCGCGTGGGCACTGCTGACGGCGGCGATCGTGGCGGGCGGCTGGTGGAGTTACGAGACGCTCGGCTGGGGCGGTTACTGGGCGTGGGACCCCGTGGAGAACGCCAGCTTCATTCCGTGGCTGCTGACCACGGCGTTCCTGCATTCCATCCAGATTCAGGAACGGCGGGGGCTGATGCGCTCGTGGAACGTGTGGCTGATCGTGCTGGCGTACGCGAGCACCGTGCTGGGCACCTTCCTGAACCGCAGCGGCATCGTGCAGAGCGTGCACGCTTTCGCGGGCGGCCCGGTGGGCCCAGTGTTCCTGGGGTTCCTGGCGTTCCTGCTGCTGGCCGGGACGCTGCTGGCCGCGTGGCGCGCGCCGCACCTGCGCGACGACAACGACCCGCCCGCCGCGCTGAGCCGCGAGGGCGCGTTCCTGGCCGGGAACTGGCTGTTCGTGGTGTTCGCGGTGATGGTGCTGGTGGGGACGCTGTTCCCCACCATCGTGGAGGCCGTGCAGGGCCGCCGGGACGCCAGCGTGGGCCCGGCGTTCTACAACGCGTTCGCCATTCCGCTGGGTCTGGGCCTGCTGCTGCTGATGGGTGTGGGGCCGCTGCTGCCCTGGCGCCGCGCGGACGGGCAGGGCCTGTGGCGGGCGCTGCGGCCCCTGCTGATCGCGGGGGTGGGCGCGGCGCTGCTGGCGCTGGCGCTGGGCGTGCGGCACCCCGGCGTGCTGGCGACGGTCGCCCTGAGCGCGTACAACCTGCTGGGCCTGGGCCTGCTGACCGCCCGCGCGGCCCGGCAGGCGGGTGGGCTGGGCCGCACCCTGCGTGCGCAGCCGCGCCGCTACGGGGCGTACCTGTCTCACGCGGGCCTGATCGTGCTGGCGCTGGGGCTGGCGTTCAGCGGCACGTACCGCCGAGACGCGCAGGTCACGCTGAACATGAACCAGCGTGTTCACCTGCTGAACGAGGACCTGACCCTGACCGGCCTGGAGAACGTCACCCGGCCCGACGGGCGGTCCATCGTGGCGCGCGTGCTGATCGACGGTCGGCCCTTCAGCGCCCGCCTGAACACGTACACGCAGGGAGGCGACACGCCCTTCCCCTCCCCGGCGGTGCGCTACGGCCTGACCGGTGACACGTACCTCGTGATGACCGGCGTGGACCCGGAGGGTCAGTGGGCCAGCGTGCGCCTGATCGAGTCGCCGCTGGTGTCGTGGATCTGGTGGGGCACGCTGCTCGTGTGCGTGGGGGCCGCGTTCACGCTCGTCACGCCGCGACGCGCGCCTCAGGCCGCCCCCGCGCGAATGGCGCCCGCCACCGACTGA
- the ccsA gene encoding cytochrome c biogenesis protein CcsA, giving the protein MKRDVTTTVLGAASLLGLAVVLGLSLTSPLDVNQGSLVRLMFVHVPEAWLSYLAYGGTGLFGLLYLIQRRRHWDRLAMASGEIGLLFTLATIVGGMLWAKPTWGTYWVWDARLTTTALSLVVYGGYLLIRSLIDDPERRARVSAVVGIVGTLYVPVNYMAVEWWRGVHQTQTLKLLGGVRWDAAPVYLPTLLLSVASFTVLYFFLLRLRGILAAREEAREERELTGVTGRVEVARG; this is encoded by the coding sequence ATGAAAAGAGACGTCACGACGACCGTGCTGGGCGCGGCCAGCCTCCTGGGCCTGGCGGTGGTGCTGGGCCTGAGCCTGACCTCTCCGCTGGACGTGAATCAGGGATCGCTGGTGCGGCTGATGTTCGTGCATGTGCCCGAGGCGTGGCTGAGTTACCTCGCGTACGGCGGCACGGGTCTGTTCGGGCTGCTGTACCTGATCCAGCGCCGCCGTCACTGGGACCGGCTGGCGATGGCCAGCGGCGAGATCGGGCTGCTGTTCACGCTGGCGACCATCGTGGGCGGGATGCTGTGGGCCAAGCCGACCTGGGGGACGTACTGGGTGTGGGACGCCCGGCTGACGACCACGGCGCTGAGTCTGGTGGTGTACGGCGGGTACCTGCTGATCCGGTCGCTGATCGACGATCCGGAGCGCCGGGCGCGCGTGTCGGCGGTGGTGGGGATCGTGGGGACGCTGTACGTGCCCGTGAACTACATGGCGGTGGAGTGGTGGCGCGGCGTGCACCAGACGCAGACGCTGAAGCTGCTGGGGGGCGTGCGCTGGGACGCCGCGCCGGTCTACCTGCCGACGCTGCTGCTCAGCGTGGCGTCGTTCACGGTGCTGTACTTCTTCCTGCTGCGCCTGCGCGGCATCCTGGCGGCCCGTGAGGAGGCGCGTGAGGAACGCGAACTGACCGGCGTGACCGGCCGGGTGGAGGTGGCCCGTGGATAA
- a CDS encoding GNAT family N-acetyltransferase: MTGPLTFTQGDLPAAAGVVAATARHQEALGRTLWPPESVTPERLARHYPAPSWHVAWREGRAVGAFSLLDADPPFWPDDPPGEALYLHKLAVHPTCQGQGLAHTLLEHAVQVTRESGRPWLKLDTAASRPALRRLYETFGFEPVDEREVSGFRVVRYRLPVNRA, from the coding sequence ATGACCGGACCGCTGACGTTCACGCAGGGTGACCTCCCGGCCGCCGCCGGGGTCGTAGCAGCCACGGCGCGGCATCAGGAGGCGCTGGGCCGGACCCTCTGGCCGCCCGAGAGCGTCACGCCCGAGCGGCTGGCGCGGCACTACCCGGCCCCGAGCTGGCACGTCGCGTGGCGGGAGGGCCGAGCGGTCGGCGCGTTCAGTCTGCTCGACGCGGACCCGCCCTTCTGGCCGGACGACCCGCCCGGCGAGGCGCTGTACCTGCACAAACTCGCCGTTCACCCCACCTGCCAGGGGCAGGGGCTGGCGCACACACTCCTGGAGCACGCTGTTCAGGTCACGCGCGAGTCGGGGCGGCCCTGGCTGAAGCTGGATACTGCCGCCAGCCGCCCCGCCCTGCGCCGCCTGTACGAGACCTTCGGCTTCGAGCCGGTGGACGAACGGGAGGTCTCCGGCTTTCGGGTGGTGCGCTACCGCCTGCCGGTGAACCGGGCCTGA
- a CDS encoding carbohydrate kinase family protein has protein sequence MSLPQNDLPLIVSAGEALTDLVTAGGNAWHAHPGGAGWNVARACASLGVPSAFAGAVGQDNFGDDLRRASQDAGLDLRFLQRVPAPTLLAVVYSANPPAYRFLGENSADLHFDPTLLPDGWLRAARWLHVGGISLSRWPLADTLLGLIESARAAGVRISFDPNARITHRHPDYPAVFEQVARRADLMKFSDEDLAFFFPGQSEDDVMRRLRGLNAKAPIVITRGAQGASLYHSAGRADLPAAPVQVVDTVGAGDALCAGLLVSATEHAGALWSEHLRVGLRAAAAACAHAGAYAPTRADLGLG, from the coding sequence ATGTCCCTGCCCCAGAACGACCTGCCCCTGATTGTCAGCGCCGGTGAGGCCCTGACCGACCTCGTGACTGCTGGCGGGAACGCCTGGCACGCCCACCCGGGCGGGGCCGGATGGAACGTCGCGCGGGCCTGCGCGTCCCTGGGGGTGCCCAGCGCGTTCGCAGGCGCGGTCGGGCAGGACAATTTCGGGGATGACCTGCGGCGCGCCTCGCAGGACGCCGGGCTGGACCTGCGTTTCCTGCAACGCGTGCCTGCCCCCACCCTGCTGGCGGTCGTGTACTCCGCGAACCCACCCGCGTACCGGTTCCTGGGTGAGAACAGCGCCGACCTGCACTTCGACCCCACCCTGCTGCCAGACGGCTGGCTGCGCGCGGCCCGCTGGCTGCACGTGGGCGGCATCAGCCTGAGCCGCTGGCCGCTGGCAGACACCCTGCTGGGCCTGATCGAATCGGCCCGCGCGGCGGGCGTGCGCATCAGCTTCGACCCGAACGCCCGCATCACGCACCGCCACCCGGACTACCCGGCGGTGTTCGAGCAGGTGGCCCGCCGCGCCGACCTGATGAAGTTCAGTGACGAGGACCTCGCGTTCTTCTTCCCCGGTCAGTCCGAGGATGACGTCATGCGGCGCCTGCGCGGCCTGAACGCGAAGGCCCCGATCGTGATCACGCGCGGCGCGCAGGGCGCGAGCCTGTACCACAGTGCGGGCCGCGCCGACCTCCCGGCCGCGCCCGTACAGGTCGTAGACACCGTCGGCGCCGGGGACGCCCTGTGTGCCGGGCTGCTCGTCAGCGCCACCGAGCACGCAGGCGCCCTGTGGAGCGAGCACCTGCGCGTGGGTCTGCGGGCCGCCGCCGCCGCCTGCGCGCACGCCGGGGCGTACGCGCCCACCCGCGCGGACCTCGGCCTCGGCTGA
- a CDS encoding Rieske 2Fe-2S domain-containing protein gives MSDPATPPPRARRVTRRALLERWWLLPVAGTVGTFGYMGWYATRVTLGKRTPGEPAFGAAPPQRVATLADLGTDWAEVTFTYAGRPCTLLRLPAATRGSLAVPGGHLAGFSRVCTHLGCNVNLVRDAEVLAFAFNYRAPGGQEHPQLGCRCHYSVFDPLKAGEAVFGKALAPLPRVRLERRGADVWATGIEPAPEYTG, from the coding sequence GTGAGCGACCCCGCAACCCCTCCCCCACGGGCGCGCCGCGTGACGCGCCGGGCGCTGCTGGAACGCTGGTGGCTGCTCCCGGTCGCCGGAACCGTCGGCACTTTCGGCTACATGGGCTGGTACGCGACCCGCGTGACGCTGGGCAAACGCACGCCCGGCGAGCCCGCCTTCGGGGCCGCGCCGCCGCAGCGCGTGGCGACCCTGGCCGACCTGGGCACCGACTGGGCCGAGGTGACCTTCACGTACGCCGGGCGGCCCTGCACGCTGCTGCGCCTCCCCGCCGCCACTCGGGGGTCGCTGGCGGTGCCGGGGGGGCACCTGGCGGGCTTCTCGCGGGTGTGCACGCACCTGGGCTGCAACGTGAACCTCGTGCGGGACGCCGAGGTGCTGGCCTTCGCGTTCAACTACCGCGCGCCGGGCGGGCAGGAGCACCCGCAGCTGGGCTGCCGCTGTCACTACTCGGTGTTCGATCCCCTGAAGGCCGGTGAGGCGGTGTTCGGCAAGGCCCTCGCGCCGCTGCCCCGCGTGCGGCTGGAACGGCGCGGCGCGGACGTCTGGGCCACCGGGATCGAACCCGCACCCGAGTACACCGGATAA
- a CDS encoding TlpA family protein disulfide reductase — MTESTPSAPKSPAPQTPVPRAPLWRRLLPPAIAFALVAVLAVALRTPASNDQTGGPLVGKPAPAFTLTSLDDTPLSLASLRGRPVVVNFWASWCGPCREEAPMFRELSARQSGGDGLAVVGILFNETNEGSARQFIQEYALAYPNLRDPGINTGLEYGVSGIPETVFIDRDGVVQHMDRGGLTRERLNVGLEKIGVPGL, encoded by the coding sequence ATGACCGAATCCACCCCCTCTGCCCCGAAGTCCCCTGCCCCCCAGACGCCCGTGCCCCGCGCGCCGCTGTGGCGCCGCCTGCTGCCCCCGGCCATCGCGTTCGCGCTGGTCGCCGTGCTGGCGGTCGCTCTGCGCACCCCGGCCAGCAACGACCAGACCGGCGGGCCGCTGGTCGGCAAACCCGCCCCGGCGTTCACGCTGACCAGCCTGGACGACACGCCGCTGTCCCTGGCGAGCCTCAGGGGCCGACCCGTCGTCGTGAACTTCTGGGCGTCCTGGTGCGGTCCGTGCCGCGAGGAAGCGCCGATGTTCCGCGAGTTGAGTGCCCGCCAGAGCGGCGGGGACGGACTGGCGGTCGTGGGCATCCTGTTCAACGAGACGAACGAGGGCAGCGCCCGGCAGTTCATTCAGGAGTACGCGCTGGCGTACCCGAACCTGCGCGACCCCGGCATCAACACGGGCCTGGAGTACGGCGTGAGCGGCATTCCCGAGACGGTCTTCATCGACCGTGACGGCGTGGTGCAGCACATGGACCGCGGCGGCCTGACCCGCGAGCGCCTGAACGTGGGCCTGGAGAAGATCGGCGTGCCCGGCCTATGA
- the ccmE gene encoding cytochrome c maturation protein CcmE, with amino-acid sequence MSAPGPDAPTPLTPLPRARRRRRSPLPVVLGVAALVGLTATIAFGNLNRSLEYFVTPSEYQQQQAQLQGRPVRIGGLVKAVQYEPQTLDLRFTVTDGSVSYPVQYRGAVTDLFKEDQGVVVRGEFQGNTFHATDLVVKHSEEYNVPKTQAELKDMIKSAD; translated from the coding sequence TTGAGTGCGCCTGGCCCTGATGCCCCCACGCCCCTGACTCCGCTGCCGCGGGCGCGGCGGCGCAGGCGCAGCCCGCTGCCGGTGGTGCTGGGCGTGGCGGCCCTGGTGGGCCTGACAGCCACCATCGCCTTCGGGAACCTGAACAGATCGCTGGAGTACTTCGTGACGCCCAGCGAGTACCAGCAGCAGCAGGCGCAGCTGCAGGGCCGCCCGGTGCGGATCGGGGGGCTGGTGAAGGCCGTGCAGTATGAACCCCAGACGCTGGACCTGCGCTTCACGGTCACGGACGGCAGCGTCAGCTACCCGGTGCAGTACCGGGGCGCGGTGACGGACCTGTTCAAGGAGGACCAGGGGGTCGTGGTGCGCGGCGAGTTCCAGGGGAACACGTTCCACGCAACCGATCTCGTGGTGAAGCACAGCGAGGAATACAACGTCCCGAAGACGCAGGCCGAGCTGAAGGACATGATCAAGTCGGCCGACTGA
- a CDS encoding ABC transporter ATP-binding protein, giving the protein MAAPVTEPAAFAVQLRDVWLRLGREVILRGVTLDVPAGQGVTLLGENGAGKTTLLRLLSAGLRPTRGEGRVLGFDLRDSRGVRDAIHLMPVDGGLYPDLTAAENLAFALRMHARTGDVPGALRRVGLEGAATRRARFLSAGMRKRLALARAHLLARPVTLVDEPFANLDDAGRALVQELLLELRGQGCSLLIAAHEPALAQVVAPRTLRLAGGLLHEEVPA; this is encoded by the coding sequence GTGGCTGCGCCTGTGACGGAACCGGCGGCATTCGCGGTGCAACTGCGGGATGTGTGGCTGCGCCTGGGCCGCGAGGTGATCCTGCGGGGCGTGACGCTGGACGTCCCCGCCGGGCAGGGCGTGACGCTGCTGGGTGAGAACGGCGCCGGGAAGACCACGCTCCTGCGCCTGCTGAGTGCCGGACTGCGGCCCACGCGCGGCGAGGGGCGGGTGCTGGGCTTCGACCTGCGCGACAGCCGCGGCGTGCGCGACGCCATTCACCTCATGCCGGTGGACGGCGGGCTGTACCCGGACCTGACGGCAGCGGAGAACCTGGCGTTCGCGCTGCGCATGCACGCGCGGACCGGGGACGTGCCGGGCGCGCTGCGCCGCGTAGGGCTGGAGGGCGCGGCCACCCGGCGGGCGCGGTTCCTGTCGGCGGGAATGCGTAAGCGGCTGGCGCTGGCCCGCGCGCACCTGCTGGCCCGCCCGGTGACGCTGGTGGACGAACCCTTCGCGAACCTCGACGACGCGGGGCGGGCGCTGGTGCAGGAGCTGCTGCTGGAGTTGCGCGGGCAGGGCTGCTCGCTGCTGATCGCCGCGCACGAGCCTGCGCTGGCGCAGGTGGTCGCGCCGCGCACGCTGCGCCTGGCGGGCGGCCTGCTGCACGAGGAGGTGCCCGCGTGA
- a CDS encoding N-acyl homoserine lactonase family protein yields the protein MNDTTVQRLYLMQVGSMPDYDIPIVCYLVQTTDGRNILIDTGLPEHLPEDAADFRNGQDVVQQLARIGLTPPDIDTVISTHYDIDHAGRHAAFPNARYVVQRAHHEDAATNPRFAPLRDQWDQPTGRLDPVDGDTTLLPGLDLIETSGHVTGHQSVLLHLPQTGPVLLTVDAVPFAAGFTPDPPQGSLPDGDRALPGLHKLLAITGREQVQLVIFGHDQAQWATLKQLPGHYS from the coding sequence ATGAACGACACCACTGTCCAGCGCCTGTACCTCATGCAGGTCGGCTCCATGCCCGACTACGACATTCCCATCGTGTGCTACCTCGTGCAGACCACCGACGGGCGCAACATCCTGATCGACACGGGCCTGCCCGAACACCTTCCAGAGGACGCTGCCGACTTCCGGAACGGGCAGGACGTCGTGCAGCAGCTCGCGCGCATCGGGCTGACCCCGCCAGACATCGACACGGTGATCTCCACGCACTACGACATCGACCACGCCGGACGGCACGCCGCCTTCCCGAACGCCCGGTACGTCGTGCAGCGCGCCCACCACGAGGACGCCGCGACCAACCCGCGCTTCGCCCCGCTGCGCGACCAGTGGGACCAGCCCACCGGACGACTGGACCCCGTGGACGGCGACACCACCCTGCTCCCTGGCCTGGACCTGATCGAAACGAGCGGCCACGTAACCGGCCACCAATCGGTCCTCCTTCACCTGCCGCAGACCGGTCCGGTGCTGCTGACCGTGGACGCCGTCCCGTTCGCCGCCGGATTCACCCCCGACCCACCCCAGGGCAGCCTGCCCGACGGTGACCGCGCCCTCCCGGGCCTCCATAAACTGCTGGCGATCACCGGCCGGGAACAGGTCCAGCTGGTGATCTTCGGGCACGATCAGGCGCAGTGGGCCACCCTGAAACAGCTGCCGGGCCATTACAGCTAG
- a CDS encoding c-type cytochrome, producing MTGAALLNVLLLALVALACVWLVTEPLRARTPDDPDEAERARLGAERDRLYAELAALSDESRRPDLERRAALALRGLDALPPAPQGRSGTRTLALGLLGGAALLTAVGAVTFVPRWQLASLSANEAENVQAVLKLPGLKAQAERSGTKEAYLAWGKAAFDSNTFDQAVTAYGNALKLDPRQPEALRRLGILLLTRGEQTGQAISAEDAQRAALLIRTGAQLAPQEPESQLLLGFALARFGEDQAALAALERYRTLDPKGRDADDLITALRARLNTSDPGLRVYAASCASCHGPGGGGGTGPSLRASTLTRAALAQVITQGKGAMPAYPDLKPADLDALLTLLEGWQQEGR from the coding sequence ATGACGGGCGCGGCGCTGCTGAACGTGCTGCTGCTGGCGCTCGTGGCGCTGGCGTGCGTGTGGCTGGTGACCGAGCCGCTGCGGGCGCGCACGCCGGACGATCCGGACGAGGCGGAACGCGCGCGCCTGGGGGCCGAACGGGACCGGCTGTACGCGGAACTCGCGGCCCTGAGCGACGAGTCCCGCCGCCCGGACCTGGAGCGGCGCGCGGCGCTCGCCCTGCGTGGGCTGGACGCCCTGCCGCCCGCCCCGCAGGGCCGCTCCGGCACCCGCACGCTGGCGCTGGGGCTGCTGGGCGGCGCGGCGCTGCTGACCGCAGTGGGCGCCGTGACGTTCGTGCCCCGCTGGCAGCTGGCCAGCCTGAGTGCGAACGAGGCTGAAAACGTGCAGGCCGTCCTGAAACTCCCGGGCCTGAAGGCGCAGGCGGAACGCAGCGGCACGAAGGAAGCGTACCTGGCCTGGGGCAAGGCGGCCTTCGATTCGAACACCTTCGATCAGGCGGTCACGGCCTACGGCAACGCCCTGAAACTCGACCCGCGTCAGCCGGAGGCGCTGCGCCGCCTGGGCATCCTGCTCCTGACGCGCGGCGAGCAGACCGGGCAGGCCATCAGCGCCGAGGACGCCCAGCGGGCCGCGCTGCTGATCCGCACCGGGGCGCAGCTGGCCCCGCAGGAGCCCGAATCGCAGCTGCTGCTGGGCTTCGCCCTGGCCCGGTTCGGCGAGGATCAGGCGGCGCTGGCGGCGCTGGAACGCTACCGCACGCTGGACCCGAAGGGCCGCGACGCGGACGACCTGATCACGGCGCTGCGCGCCCGCCTGAACACCAGTGACCCGGGCCTGCGCGTGTACGCCGCGAGCTGCGCGTCCTGCCACGGGCCGGGCGGGGGCGGCGGCACCGGACCCAGCCTGCGGGCGTCCACCCTGACCCGCGCGGCGCTGGCGCAGGTGATCACGCAGGGCAAGGGCGCCATGCCCGCCTACCCGGACCTGAAACCCGCCGACCTGGACGCGCTGCTGACGCTGCTGGAAGGCTGGCAGCAGGAGGGCCGGTGA
- a CDS encoding heme exporter protein CcmB, which yields MKGALRQALTVAAKDLRVAGRTRDTLLATAFFAGIVLLVLGFALSGGVVSRDARLSAPLAAGAIWTALALAAAVGAQRAFAQEQEAGALDQLLAYPGPHGALYLGKLLGVLPPLLLVAAVTVPTGLVLFGASEAVTAAGRALPWAALALTTALGVLGFAAATTFYGSITVNLRAREALLPALAFPILVPAVLATVQATRLLLEGGWSPEVGTWLTFLTAFDLGTVILATLLFPAAVEG from the coding sequence GTGAAGGGCGCGCTGAGGCAGGCCCTGACGGTCGCCGCGAAGGACCTGCGCGTGGCGGGCCGCACGCGCGACACGCTGCTCGCCACGGCGTTCTTCGCGGGGATCGTGCTGCTGGTGCTGGGCTTCGCCCTGAGCGGCGGCGTGGTGTCCCGCGACGCCCGTCTGAGCGCGCCACTGGCCGCCGGGGCGATCTGGACGGCGCTGGCCCTCGCGGCGGCGGTGGGCGCGCAGCGGGCTTTCGCGCAGGAGCAGGAGGCGGGCGCGCTGGACCAGCTCCTGGCGTACCCCGGGCCGCACGGGGCGCTGTACCTGGGCAAGCTGCTGGGTGTGCTGCCGCCCCTGCTGCTGGTCGCGGCGGTGACCGTCCCGACCGGACTGGTGCTGTTCGGCGCGTCCGAGGCGGTCACGGCGGCGGGCCGCGCCCTGCCGTGGGCGGCGCTGGCGCTGACGACCGCACTGGGCGTGCTGGGCTTCGCGGCCGCCACGACCTTCTACGGCAGCATCACCGTGAACCTCCGCGCGCGCGAGGCGCTGCTGCCCGCCCTGGCCTTCCCCATCCTGGTCCCGGCGGTCCTGGCGACCGTGCAGGCCACCCGCCTGCTGCTGGAGGGCGGCTGGAGTCCCGAGGTCGGCACCTGGCTGACCTTCCTGACCGCCTTCGACCTGGGCACGGTCATCCTGGCGACCCTGCTGTTCCCGGCGGCCGTCGAGGGCTGA